From Oncorhynchus keta strain PuntledgeMale-10-30-2019 chromosome 25, Oket_V2, whole genome shotgun sequence, one genomic window encodes:
- the LOC118358197 gene encoding phosphatidylinositol 4-phosphate 5-kinase-like protein 1 isoform X1 has translation MDKKSGLRLCHFGTARRRRWWGLRRRWIYIYITFTFTWRMLGVFKTNQEHDLYSLTCLMKEGLHAVLQTSNNTTVPGQLSAEHYKSAETQVHKDLEMQTFAGPVFAGLRRSLDITEEEYQRSLSSDGCYLQFISNSKSKAEFFLTNDKRFFLKTQNTREVMFFLSNLKAYMDHLEKYPHSLMVRFLGLYSIQIPNKTKVILMNTKFHKHSCFFITLSNFSLILPQKYFIVMQNVFYPDERINTRYDIKGCEVGRWTDPASMENPVTKILKDNNFEGKHIILDKQRSWLVDQVEIDSAFLRSLNVLDYSILLAHQPLHQDELDRNHSFSNLTMRTVKSMDQDSPAEEDPPTIPLLEGYSARLASDTIDSGSDHIQNTGEHSGHGIPLQEINLHSVNCTEAELLEFQAHHRRLLPNLKNSVHVIDGPKLRYFVGIVDFFTVYGVKKRQENLWKSLRFPGRAFSTVSPATYSQRFCQWVKDHTK, from the exons ATGGATAAGAAGAGCGGTCTGCGCCTGTGTCACTTTGGGACAGCCAGGCGAAGGCGATGGTGGGGTCTGAGGAGAAGAtggatttacatttacatcacatttacatttacatggaGGATGCTAGGGGTGTTTAAGACCAACCAGGAACATGACTTATACAGCCTCACCTGTCTTATGAAAGAGGGCCTGCATGCTGTCCTACAGACCAGCAACAACACAACAGTACCT GGTCAACTTTCTGCTGAACATTACAAATCGGCAGAGACCCAAGTCCACAAG GACTTGGAGATGCAGACTTTTGCAGGGCCTGTGTTCGCCGGCCTGCGGCGGTCCCTGGATATAACAGAGGAGGAGTACCAGCGGTCCCTCTCTTCAGACGGCTGCTATCTACAGTTCATCAGCAACTCCAAGAGCAAGGCTGAATTCTTCCTCAC GAATGACAAGAGGTTCTTCCTAAAGACACAGAATACGCGGGAGGTTATGTTTTTCCTATCCAACCTGAAGGCATATATGGATCATTTGGAGAAATACCCCCATTCCCTGATGGTCAGGTTCCTGG GGCTCTATAGCATTCAAATTCCAAATAAAACAAAGGTAATTTTAATGAACACGAAATTTCACAAACACAGTTGTTTTTTTATTACTCTAAGTAacttttctctcattcttcctCAGAAGTATTTCATTGTGATGCAGAATGTGTTTTACCCGGACGAGAGGATTAATACCAG ATATGACATCAAGGGATGTGAGGTGGGTAGGTGGACTGACCCTGCATCTATGGAAAACCCAGTTACTAAGATTCTGAAGGATAACAACTTTGAAGGAAAGCACATCATTCTGG ATAAGCAGCGCTCCTGGCTTGTGGATCAGGTTGAAATAGACTCGGCCTTCCTCCGTAGCCTCAATGTGCTTGACTACAGTATCCTGCTGGCCCATCAACCCTTGCACCAAGATGAGCTGGACAGGAATCACTCCTTTAGTAACCTGACTATGCGCACTGTAAA GTCAATGGACCAAGACAGTCCCGCAGAGGAAGATCCCCCCACTATTCCGTTGTTGGAGGGGTACTCTGCTCGACTGGCATCAGATACAATAGACAGTGGGTCAGACCACATCCAGAACACAGGGGAACACTCTGGCCATGGAATCCCCCTCCAGGAGATAAACCTACACTCTGTAAACTGTACAGAAGCAGAACTCCTGGAGTTCCAAGCTCATCACCGTAGGCTGCTGCCTAATTTAAAAAACTCTGTGCATGTCATAGACGGACCAAAGCTGCGCTACTTTGTGGGTATTGTAGACTTTTTCACTGTGTACGGTGTGAAGAAAAGGCAGGAGAACCTGTGGAAGAGTCTGCGCTTCCCTGGCAGAGCCTTCTCCACTGTCAGCCCAGCTACCTACTCCCAGAGGTTCTGCCAGTGGGTGAAGGACCACACCAAGTAA
- the LOC118358197 gene encoding phosphatidylinositol 4-phosphate 5-kinase-like protein 1 isoform X3: protein MQTFAGPVFAGLRRSLDITEEEYQRSLSSDGCYLQFISNSKSKAEFFLTNDKRFFLKTQNTREVMFFLSNLKAYMDHLEKYPHSLMVRFLGLYSIQIPNKTKVILMNTKFHKHSCFFITLSNFSLILPQKYFIVMQNVFYPDERINTRYDIKGCEVGRWTDPASMENPVTKILKDNNFEGKHIILDKQRSWLVDQVEIDSAFLRSLNVLDYSILLAHQPLHQDELDRNHSFSNLTMRTVKSMDQDSPAEEDPPTIPLLEGYSARLASDTIDSGSDHIQNTGEHSGHGIPLQEINLHSVNCTEAELLEFQAHHRRLLPNLKNSVHVIDGPKLRYFVGIVDFFTVYGVKKRQENLWKSLRFPGRAFSTVSPATYSQRFCQWVKDHTK, encoded by the exons ATGCAGACTTTTGCAGGGCCTGTGTTCGCCGGCCTGCGGCGGTCCCTGGATATAACAGAGGAGGAGTACCAGCGGTCCCTCTCTTCAGACGGCTGCTATCTACAGTTCATCAGCAACTCCAAGAGCAAGGCTGAATTCTTCCTCAC GAATGACAAGAGGTTCTTCCTAAAGACACAGAATACGCGGGAGGTTATGTTTTTCCTATCCAACCTGAAGGCATATATGGATCATTTGGAGAAATACCCCCATTCCCTGATGGTCAGGTTCCTGG GGCTCTATAGCATTCAAATTCCAAATAAAACAAAGGTAATTTTAATGAACACGAAATTTCACAAACACAGTTGTTTTTTTATTACTCTAAGTAacttttctctcattcttcctCAGAAGTATTTCATTGTGATGCAGAATGTGTTTTACCCGGACGAGAGGATTAATACCAG ATATGACATCAAGGGATGTGAGGTGGGTAGGTGGACTGACCCTGCATCTATGGAAAACCCAGTTACTAAGATTCTGAAGGATAACAACTTTGAAGGAAAGCACATCATTCTGG ATAAGCAGCGCTCCTGGCTTGTGGATCAGGTTGAAATAGACTCGGCCTTCCTCCGTAGCCTCAATGTGCTTGACTACAGTATCCTGCTGGCCCATCAACCCTTGCACCAAGATGAGCTGGACAGGAATCACTCCTTTAGTAACCTGACTATGCGCACTGTAAA GTCAATGGACCAAGACAGTCCCGCAGAGGAAGATCCCCCCACTATTCCGTTGTTGGAGGGGTACTCTGCTCGACTGGCATCAGATACAATAGACAGTGGGTCAGACCACATCCAGAACACAGGGGAACACTCTGGCCATGGAATCCCCCTCCAGGAGATAAACCTACACTCTGTAAACTGTACAGAAGCAGAACTCCTGGAGTTCCAAGCTCATCACCGTAGGCTGCTGCCTAATTTAAAAAACTCTGTGCATGTCATAGACGGACCAAAGCTGCGCTACTTTGTGGGTATTGTAGACTTTTTCACTGTGTACGGTGTGAAGAAAAGGCAGGAGAACCTGTGGAAGAGTCTGCGCTTCCCTGGCAGAGCCTTCTCCACTGTCAGCCCAGCTACCTACTCCCAGAGGTTCTGCCAGTGGGTGAAGGACCACACCAAGTAA
- the LOC118358197 gene encoding phosphatidylinositol 4-phosphate 5-kinase-like protein 1 isoform X4 → MQNVFYPDERINTRYDIKGCEVGRWTDPASMENPVTKILKDNNFEGKHIILDKQRSWLVDQVEIDSAFLRSLNVLDYSILLAHQPLHQDELDRNHSFSNLTMRTVKSMDQDSPAEEDPPTIPLLEGYSARLASDTIDSGSDHIQNTGEHSGHGIPLQEINLHSVNCTEAELLEFQAHHRRLLPNLKNSVHVIDGPKLRYFVGIVDFFTVYGVKKRQENLWKSLRFPGRAFSTVSPATYSQRFCQWVKDHTK, encoded by the exons ATGCAGAATGTGTTTTACCCGGACGAGAGGATTAATACCAG ATATGACATCAAGGGATGTGAGGTGGGTAGGTGGACTGACCCTGCATCTATGGAAAACCCAGTTACTAAGATTCTGAAGGATAACAACTTTGAAGGAAAGCACATCATTCTGG ATAAGCAGCGCTCCTGGCTTGTGGATCAGGTTGAAATAGACTCGGCCTTCCTCCGTAGCCTCAATGTGCTTGACTACAGTATCCTGCTGGCCCATCAACCCTTGCACCAAGATGAGCTGGACAGGAATCACTCCTTTAGTAACCTGACTATGCGCACTGTAAA GTCAATGGACCAAGACAGTCCCGCAGAGGAAGATCCCCCCACTATTCCGTTGTTGGAGGGGTACTCTGCTCGACTGGCATCAGATACAATAGACAGTGGGTCAGACCACATCCAGAACACAGGGGAACACTCTGGCCATGGAATCCCCCTCCAGGAGATAAACCTACACTCTGTAAACTGTACAGAAGCAGAACTCCTGGAGTTCCAAGCTCATCACCGTAGGCTGCTGCCTAATTTAAAAAACTCTGTGCATGTCATAGACGGACCAAAGCTGCGCTACTTTGTGGGTATTGTAGACTTTTTCACTGTGTACGGTGTGAAGAAAAGGCAGGAGAACCTGTGGAAGAGTCTGCGCTTCCCTGGCAGAGCCTTCTCCACTGTCAGCCCAGCTACCTACTCCCAGAGGTTCTGCCAGTGGGTGAAGGACCACACCAAGTAA
- the LOC118358197 gene encoding phosphatidylinositol 4-phosphate 5-kinase-like protein 1 isoform X2: protein MDKKSGLRLCHFGTARRRRWWGLRRRWIYIYITFTFTWRMLGVFKTNQEHDLYSLTCLMKEGLHAVLQTSNNTTVPGQLSAEHYKSAETQVHKDLEMQTFAGPVFAGLRRSLDITEEEYQRSLSSDGCYLQFISNSKSKAEFFLTNDKRFFLKTQNTREVMFFLSNLKAYMDHLEKYPHSLMVRFLGLYSIQIPNKTKKYFIVMQNVFYPDERINTRYDIKGCEVGRWTDPASMENPVTKILKDNNFEGKHIILDKQRSWLVDQVEIDSAFLRSLNVLDYSILLAHQPLHQDELDRNHSFSNLTMRTVKSMDQDSPAEEDPPTIPLLEGYSARLASDTIDSGSDHIQNTGEHSGHGIPLQEINLHSVNCTEAELLEFQAHHRRLLPNLKNSVHVIDGPKLRYFVGIVDFFTVYGVKKRQENLWKSLRFPGRAFSTVSPATYSQRFCQWVKDHTK, encoded by the exons ATGGATAAGAAGAGCGGTCTGCGCCTGTGTCACTTTGGGACAGCCAGGCGAAGGCGATGGTGGGGTCTGAGGAGAAGAtggatttacatttacatcacatttacatttacatggaGGATGCTAGGGGTGTTTAAGACCAACCAGGAACATGACTTATACAGCCTCACCTGTCTTATGAAAGAGGGCCTGCATGCTGTCCTACAGACCAGCAACAACACAACAGTACCT GGTCAACTTTCTGCTGAACATTACAAATCGGCAGAGACCCAAGTCCACAAG GACTTGGAGATGCAGACTTTTGCAGGGCCTGTGTTCGCCGGCCTGCGGCGGTCCCTGGATATAACAGAGGAGGAGTACCAGCGGTCCCTCTCTTCAGACGGCTGCTATCTACAGTTCATCAGCAACTCCAAGAGCAAGGCTGAATTCTTCCTCAC GAATGACAAGAGGTTCTTCCTAAAGACACAGAATACGCGGGAGGTTATGTTTTTCCTATCCAACCTGAAGGCATATATGGATCATTTGGAGAAATACCCCCATTCCCTGATGGTCAGGTTCCTGG GGCTCTATAGCATTCAAATTCCAAATAAAACAAAG AAGTATTTCATTGTGATGCAGAATGTGTTTTACCCGGACGAGAGGATTAATACCAG ATATGACATCAAGGGATGTGAGGTGGGTAGGTGGACTGACCCTGCATCTATGGAAAACCCAGTTACTAAGATTCTGAAGGATAACAACTTTGAAGGAAAGCACATCATTCTGG ATAAGCAGCGCTCCTGGCTTGTGGATCAGGTTGAAATAGACTCGGCCTTCCTCCGTAGCCTCAATGTGCTTGACTACAGTATCCTGCTGGCCCATCAACCCTTGCACCAAGATGAGCTGGACAGGAATCACTCCTTTAGTAACCTGACTATGCGCACTGTAAA GTCAATGGACCAAGACAGTCCCGCAGAGGAAGATCCCCCCACTATTCCGTTGTTGGAGGGGTACTCTGCTCGACTGGCATCAGATACAATAGACAGTGGGTCAGACCACATCCAGAACACAGGGGAACACTCTGGCCATGGAATCCCCCTCCAGGAGATAAACCTACACTCTGTAAACTGTACAGAAGCAGAACTCCTGGAGTTCCAAGCTCATCACCGTAGGCTGCTGCCTAATTTAAAAAACTCTGTGCATGTCATAGACGGACCAAAGCTGCGCTACTTTGTGGGTATTGTAGACTTTTTCACTGTGTACGGTGTGAAGAAAAGGCAGGAGAACCTGTGGAAGAGTCTGCGCTTCCCTGGCAGAGCCTTCTCCACTGTCAGCCCAGCTACCTACTCCCAGAGGTTCTGCCAGTGGGTGAAGGACCACACCAAGTAA